A window of the Desulfobacula toluolica Tol2 genome harbors these coding sequences:
- a CDS encoding methyltransferase — protein sequence MNKENWNPGTLLDVSGYYWKTCALHTGVKLDIFTAIGSNDLSCDEINEKLKVDKRGLSMLLNALAAMELLVKKDESYSNTSPALTFLSKESKKYVGFMILHHHHLMESWHKMDKAIIEGKPTRMRSSFSDEERRESFLMGMFNIGMAIAPDLSKKLDLSGCKRLLDFGGGPGTYAIHFCLANPGLTASVYDLEATRPFAEKTIRQFNVSDRVDFISGNYTEEEFTCPDRFDAAWLSHILHGEGPDQAGDIIGKAVSALKPGSKIFIHDFILNDSKDSPLFPALFSLNMYLGTPNGKSYSETEISNMLTAHGVKNIKRLSFEGPTQSGILSGITS from the coding sequence ATGAACAAGGAGAACTGGAATCCTGGAACACTTCTGGACGTGTCGGGATATTACTGGAAAACATGTGCGCTTCACACCGGAGTAAAACTTGATATTTTCACGGCTATCGGCTCGAATGACTTGTCCTGTGATGAGATCAATGAAAAATTGAAGGTAGATAAAAGGGGGCTTTCCATGCTGTTAAATGCCCTGGCGGCAATGGAGCTTCTTGTGAAAAAGGATGAAAGCTATTCCAATACTTCTCCGGCCTTAACTTTTCTTTCAAAAGAGTCCAAAAAGTATGTCGGGTTTATGATCCTGCACCACCACCATCTCATGGAATCGTGGCATAAAATGGACAAAGCGATCATTGAAGGCAAACCCACCCGGATGAGGTCTTCTTTTTCCGATGAAGAACGTCGGGAAAGTTTTCTTATGGGCATGTTCAACATCGGCATGGCCATTGCCCCGGATCTGTCAAAAAAGCTTGACCTGTCAGGGTGTAAACGTCTCCTTGATTTTGGCGGAGGGCCCGGAACCTATGCCATTCATTTTTGCCTTGCCAATCCAGGATTAACAGCGTCTGTCTATGACCTTGAGGCCACCCGCCCCTTTGCCGAAAAAACAATCCGGCAATTTAATGTTTCAGACCGGGTCGATTTTATTTCAGGAAATTATACTGAAGAGGAATTTACTTGTCCTGACAGGTTTGATGCTGCCTGGCTTTCCCATATACTTCATGGCGAGGGGCCCGATCAGGCTGGTGATATCATTGGAAAAGCGGTTTCAGCACTAAAACCTGGAAGTAAAATTTTTATCCATGATTTTATTTTGAACGATTCCAAGGACAGCCCTTTATTCCCGGCTCTTTTTTCTCTTAACATGTACTTAGGAACACCCAACGGCAAATCTTACAGCGAAACCGAGATTTCAAACATGCTTACGGCACACGGGGTAAAAAATATCAAGCGGCTTTCTTTTGAAGGGCCGACTCAATCGGGGATTTTAAGCGGTATCACCTCATGA
- a CDS encoding DUF4276 family protein, whose product MKIKKAFPPKIHNPETVNFNEPPAKLLERLYSSHMPRSYKKVVNGKEFFSKLDPNIAYQKCPKLKELLDKMLNLAKKSQSTAT is encoded by the coding sequence TTGAAAATTAAAAAAGCATTCCCGCCAAAGATTCACAATCCGGAAACTGTTAACTTTAATGAACCGCCGGCAAAATTGCTGGAGCGTCTTTATTCTTCGCATATGCCTCGGTCATACAAAAAGGTTGTGAACGGTAAAGAATTTTTCAGCAAACTTGATCCAAACATCGCATATCAAAAATGCCCTAAACTCAAAGAACTTTTGGATAAAATGTTGAATTTGGCTAAAAAATCCCAATCAACAGCAACATAA
- a CDS encoding AAA family ATPase has translation MKINKLDIEGFRSLRKVSWSPGDLNVIIGPNGTGKSNLLRFMELISVSAQGRLGKYIQSLGGMDPIVWDGTASSIKFIMETTPEGRDMGPENYKLELVRLGSGSSYKVEKNA, from the coding sequence ATGAAAATTAACAAATTAGATATCGAAGGGTTTCGTTCCCTCCGGAAAGTAAGTTGGTCACCTGGTGACCTCAACGTAATTATCGGCCCTAACGGCACAGGCAAGTCTAATTTGCTGCGTTTCATGGAATTAATTTCCGTATCAGCACAGGGCAGACTCGGCAAATACATACAATCTTTAGGTGGAATGGATCCAATAGTTTGGGATGGGACTGCCTCTTCCATAAAGTTTATAATGGAAACAACGCCTGAGGGCCGAGATATGGGGCCTGAAAATTACAAACTTGAACTGGTACGGCTTGGATCAGGAAGTTCATATAAAGTTGAAAAGAACGCTTGA
- the tnpA gene encoding IS66 family insertion sequence element accessory protein TnpA, with protein MSKSWKKINEEKAIFWKTHIDQWTESRLSQIEYCRQNGLRPNRFTYWKIKFGKPNQPTGLVQVPVPTHFCQAGLKLNIGRELQVEIPDGFKKETLEQVLSVLKAVQ; from the coding sequence TTGAGCAAATCGTGGAAGAAAATAAACGAAGAAAAGGCAATATTCTGGAAAACACATATCGATCAATGGACTGAATCCCGCCTGTCCCAAATAGAGTACTGCCGCCAGAATGGCCTGAGGCCGAACAGGTTCACCTATTGGAAGATTAAATTCGGTAAACCAAATCAGCCCACAGGACTGGTTCAGGTTCCTGTGCCGACTCACTTTTGTCAAGCAGGGCTAAAACTGAATATAGGCCGGGAACTGCAAGTGGAAATCCCTGACGGTTTTAAGAAAGAAACCCTTGAGCAGGTGCTTTCTGTATTGAAGGCTGTCCAATGA
- the tnpB gene encoding IS66 family insertion sequence element accessory protein TnpB (TnpB, as the term is used for proteins encoded by IS66 family insertion elements, is considered an accessory protein, since TnpC, encoded by a neighboring gene, is a DDE family transposase.) — MMNFPSDTKVYLFLGATDMRKAINGLSVIVSEQMQLDIFSSNLFVFCNRTQTILKILYWDKNGFCMWQKRLEKDRFKWPKTSDDVMNITSRELSWLVDGLNINQAHKPLKYSMIY; from the coding sequence ATGATGAATTTTCCGTCAGACACCAAGGTCTATCTATTCTTAGGCGCAACGGATATGCGCAAAGCTATTAACGGATTGTCCGTCATTGTCAGTGAACAGATGCAACTTGACATATTTTCCTCCAACTTGTTTGTATTCTGCAACCGGACGCAGACCATTTTAAAAATTTTATACTGGGATAAAAATGGCTTCTGTATGTGGCAGAAACGTCTTGAAAAAGACCGTTTCAAGTGGCCGAAAACATCTGACGATGTCATGAATATTACCAGTCGAGAGTTGTCCTGGTTAGTTGACGGCCTGAATATAAATCAGGCACATAAACCCTTGAAATATTCCATGATTTATTGA
- the tnpC gene encoding IS66 family transposase has translation MTKGKVKGNRNLDEVKKIACDLIDENQILKEQVKSLQNMIFGRKSEKTPKDDGQMSLFDMPEPELPILEKEEEDVTIGEHTRKKRGRKPLPADLPRIDVIHELSEDERQCNCGCLKERIGQEESEQLDYIPAKVRVLRNIRYKYACKNCEGVEDDGPTVSIARMPEQIIPKSIATPGLLAHILTAKFADALPFYRQEKQFTRIGIELGRSTMCTWAMKVADACDILIDMMQKDILASPMIGADETPLLVLKGPRKSKSYMWIFRGGPPDMPIIQFQYHPTRSGDVAASFLNGYKGIVQTDGYKGYDFLDKITDIIHVACWTHARRGFKNVTKAAGNKKSSSGNAGTALKYISLLYKIEKEARVQELTPDQLYARRQKEAVPILEEFKKWLDARVEKVPPKSLLGKAIHYTLNQWHRLIQYTTDGIIRPDNNLVENAIRPFVVGRKNWLFSDTVKGARASALIYSLIETAKSNGLEPYWYLKYLFEHLPEAMTEDDFKALLPYNVDKKQLA, from the coding sequence ATGACTAAAGGCAAGGTAAAAGGTAATCGGAATCTGGATGAAGTGAAGAAAATTGCTTGTGATTTGATTGATGAGAATCAAATCCTTAAAGAGCAGGTTAAATCACTTCAGAATATGATCTTTGGTCGCAAATCAGAGAAAACGCCTAAAGATGACGGGCAAATGTCTCTGTTCGATATGCCTGAACCCGAACTTCCTATCCTGGAAAAAGAGGAGGAAGACGTAACGATTGGTGAACATACCCGTAAAAAACGTGGCCGCAAGCCTTTACCCGCCGATCTTCCCCGTATAGATGTTATACATGAACTCAGCGAGGATGAAAGACAGTGCAACTGCGGTTGCCTTAAGGAACGCATCGGCCAGGAAGAGTCAGAACAACTGGACTATATCCCTGCCAAAGTAAGGGTACTTCGAAACATCCGGTATAAATACGCCTGCAAAAATTGTGAAGGTGTGGAAGACGACGGCCCCACCGTGTCAATTGCCAGGATGCCTGAACAGATTATCCCCAAAAGCATTGCTACCCCGGGCCTTCTGGCACATATTCTGACCGCAAAATTTGCAGATGCCCTGCCGTTTTACCGTCAGGAAAAGCAATTTACCAGGATCGGTATTGAACTTGGCCGGTCGACCATGTGTACATGGGCCATGAAAGTCGCTGACGCCTGTGATATTCTAATCGACATGATGCAAAAGGACATACTGGCAAGCCCGATGATTGGTGCTGATGAAACACCTCTTCTGGTCTTAAAGGGCCCCCGGAAATCAAAATCATATATGTGGATTTTTAGAGGTGGTCCGCCTGATATGCCAATTATTCAATTCCAATATCATCCGACACGATCCGGAGATGTTGCCGCATCATTTTTGAATGGATACAAAGGCATTGTTCAGACGGATGGCTATAAAGGATATGATTTTCTGGACAAAATAACAGATATCATTCATGTGGCATGCTGGACTCACGCCCGCAGGGGATTTAAAAATGTAACAAAAGCTGCAGGGAATAAAAAGAGTTCGTCGGGCAATGCCGGCACCGCTTTAAAGTATATCAGTCTGCTTTATAAAATTGAAAAAGAAGCCCGGGTGCAGGAATTAACGCCTGACCAATTATATGCTCGGAGGCAAAAAGAAGCGGTTCCAATTTTAGAAGAGTTCAAGAAATGGCTTGATGCAAGAGTGGAAAAAGTTCCTCCCAAAAGTCTGCTTGGCAAGGCGATCCATTATACTCTCAACCAATGGCACAGGCTCATCCAATACACGACCGACGGAATCATCAGGCCTGATAACAATCTGGTTGAAAATGCCATCCGACCTTTTGTGGTCGGACGAAAGAATTGGCTTTTCTCGGACACCGTTAAGGGTGCCCGGGCCAGTGCACTGATTTACAGCTTGATTGAAACAGCCAAATCAAATGGGCTGGAGCCATATTGGTATCTCAAATATCTGTTTGAACACTTGCCTGAGGCTATGACGGAAGATGATTTTAAGGCGTTGCTTCCATACAATGTCGATAAAAAACAGTTGGCTTGA
- a CDS encoding SPFH domain-containing protein: MKDQSSQVFLQRARVMNLIRIMAFVCFIIALFYSLAAVVYSTKVIYKVKLNYAVILEQFGGKRQAVTDLGWHYRLPFFTRLEKDVPLMNQNLYLGGSSAPIKIISRENVALWTSALMTFKIKDLKVWGIENLFPEILLQGDFDGIAKDTLQAQEVNKLISEREKIKEIIFQALKNRPINKNGPTIEGKYGIEVVSFVINETRFGDKLVEATEEKKRRQLIAEADNYAADQEADRIKKLYKAYLEGIRSLHAALGGSDKQSVNPALFEFLSQQKWATAYEKNQSDQTTFVLHGQGQAPSLTLPSMFEKRFNVPIKDSKKNMPALTE, from the coding sequence ATGAAGGATCAGTCTTCGCAGGTATTTCTTCAGCGGGCACGGGTGATGAATTTAATCAGAATAATGGCATTTGTCTGTTTTATTATCGCCCTTTTTTATTCTCTGGCTGCTGTTGTGTATTCAACCAAGGTCATTTACAAGGTCAAACTCAATTATGCGGTTATCCTTGAGCAGTTCGGGGGAAAACGCCAGGCTGTAACAGATCTTGGCTGGCATTACAGGCTTCCTTTTTTTACCAGACTTGAAAAGGACGTCCCGTTAATGAATCAGAACCTGTATCTTGGCGGAAGTTCCGCCCCCATTAAAATCATTTCCCGGGAAAACGTTGCCCTTTGGACGTCTGCGTTGATGACATTTAAAATAAAAGATTTAAAGGTTTGGGGGATTGAGAACCTTTTTCCTGAAATCCTTCTTCAAGGGGATTTTGACGGTATTGCCAAAGACACCCTGCAAGCCCAGGAGGTCAATAAGCTGATCAGTGAACGGGAAAAAATAAAAGAAATCATTTTTCAGGCATTGAAAAATCGGCCCATCAACAAAAACGGCCCGACCATTGAAGGCAAATACGGAATTGAAGTGGTCAGTTTTGTGATCAATGAAACACGGTTTGGCGATAAACTGGTTGAAGCAACAGAGGAAAAAAAGCGACGACAGTTGATTGCGGAAGCCGATAATTATGCGGCAGACCAGGAAGCCGACAGAATAAAAAAATTGTACAAAGCTTATCTTGAGGGCATTCGATCCCTTCATGCGGCTTTGGGAGGATCTGATAAACAAAGCGTGAATCCGGCATTATTTGAATTTCTTTCCCAACAAAAATGGGCCACTGCCTATGAAAAAAATCAATCAGACCAAACAACTTTTGTTCTCCATGGCCAGGGGCAAGCGCCTTCTCTAACACTGCCTTCCATGTTTGAAAAAAGATTCAATGTCCCCATAAAAGACAGCAAAAAGAATATGCCGGCACTTACAGAATAA
- a CDS encoding AAA family ATPase, whose amino-acid sequence MAKRTTKEKTLIRLPEDSIKKIENLVAAWNYDTKAFVRSRLNQYKPIHPLISFLKEYFFLFFFMKRKKRKMNVLNNPEILRDWKKRFLYSGETNPGASWNTIIEKELTKPEYHYLIAVLDKELTDLHVPFELEKTFDKIYRAHIRKEHIEDPDVPKAPIVLIEGTSGSGKSATVRETLEKVVFRNEVIPMVDWKKKKEEILATHSLFTSLEDVDPEFAMKIARKRKQVFYSRLAQIPILRRIFKKRIMSNLTYFEERGMTVDSSIITPNDYQTALSGEPGNYFKRAMGHPKTTSIRHIEEAHSAFGKSESGPGSGGAEKQQRTLIDTSNIVLDEIIEGRRDCFVIATSDQTHRFDSAIYRRFVEKGCIIDISKYWMNAENLKKIIFLEIKRHQIPTLYHQDSESLDAAAKKIYAVFKERSLKISPAYVRKLIESIINIRGDFILDFLDNSILVRNAFQLVAKNVYGELYSKVVDRMDRTVKWDEYVGDIKDKFSEMANNCFSYGISEDKGVVLTGPPGSGKTFLVRTWLSSNLKVHDIATSPSALQDPSSPVHGAVSNLEKVYDIAKMVAPTIIFFDEGDALAPRRSATGGQPSDALTNKFLNIIDGEIPLNKVFTVLTTNRLDILDPALIRSKRLKTLEISGHMRQKDIFDIIKKQFESAAHHREFEIEKIIETAQGICNTPADYTSFTEKAIALCSTEYKVLLKLRRLKESTREEKYNFIKLNFKTIIGILDAVKAPPLIKSKIKHDIKNFVAHYDQILANVDHIRSEKDYPLVEAHLESARREISQSPVRKGSIQLNEFLETELSKEPQVGFIIGVGANDLTGMLLPIATSLTGRVDGSQIIVTGAVSSSSANSAELDMAVQMTKQSAQEALTMVKNYIQELSPKYSIPWVFGDFLQRYSIHHQLLSASYNVGGPSAGYALALNTLSALLRIPLCIDFGITGAPWTKGVRKDEVGGSVIIGGHRKKTEKVLLYLRRMYMPLQNYKDLEPEFLMGYWQRKKDIIAVTHFADLMPEVLFLDDEHNRQREELIEMRIKLKSEKYYATKRTPNLKENIIQTKQEMRNRAENEILKRVDAIRKYLTDPDREKYISHEQIFKNYMEE is encoded by the coding sequence ATGGCAAAAAGAACTACAAAAGAAAAAACATTAATCCGGCTTCCGGAAGATTCCATCAAAAAAATAGAAAACCTTGTGGCGGCATGGAATTATGATACAAAAGCCTTTGTCCGGTCCCGGCTGAACCAGTATAAACCCATCCATCCCTTGATTTCATTTTTGAAAGAATATTTTTTTCTTTTTTTCTTTATGAAACGGAAAAAAAGGAAAATGAATGTGCTGAACAATCCTGAAATTCTCAGGGATTGGAAAAAACGGTTTTTATATTCAGGCGAGACCAATCCGGGCGCATCCTGGAATACCATTATTGAAAAAGAACTGACAAAACCGGAATATCATTATCTGATTGCCGTACTGGACAAGGAACTGACAGATCTCCACGTTCCGTTTGAACTTGAGAAAACTTTTGACAAGATATACCGGGCCCATATCCGCAAAGAACATATTGAAGACCCGGATGTGCCCAAAGCCCCCATTGTTCTCATCGAAGGCACTTCCGGCAGCGGCAAGAGCGCAACGGTCAGGGAAACCCTGGAAAAGGTGGTGTTCAGGAACGAAGTGATCCCCATGGTTGACTGGAAAAAGAAAAAAGAAGAAATTCTTGCCACGCACAGCCTGTTTACAAGCCTGGAAGATGTTGACCCTGAATTTGCCATGAAGATTGCAAGAAAAAGAAAACAGGTTTTTTACAGTCGCCTGGCACAAATTCCGATTTTAAGACGCATTTTTAAAAAACGAATCATGAGCAACCTGACCTATTTTGAAGAACGGGGAATGACGGTTGATTCATCCATTATTACCCCCAACGATTATCAGACAGCATTATCAGGAGAACCGGGCAATTATTTTAAACGGGCCATGGGTCACCCCAAAACCACCTCCATTCGTCACATTGAAGAAGCACACTCTGCATTTGGGAAGTCAGAAAGCGGTCCCGGCAGCGGAGGGGCGGAAAAACAGCAGCGGACCCTGATTGATACCTCCAATATTGTACTGGATGAAATTATCGAGGGCAGGCGCGACTGTTTTGTCATTGCCACAAGCGACCAGACCCATCGGTTTGATTCCGCCATATACAGACGTTTTGTGGAAAAAGGTTGTATCATTGACATCTCCAAATACTGGATGAATGCGGAGAATCTCAAAAAAATCATCTTTCTTGAAATCAAGCGGCACCAGATCCCCACCCTGTATCACCAGGATTCTGAAAGCCTTGATGCTGCCGCAAAAAAAATATATGCCGTGTTTAAGGAAAGAAGCCTTAAAATCAGTCCTGCATATGTGAGAAAACTTATTGAATCCATCATCAATATCCGGGGGGATTTTATTCTTGATTTTCTGGACAACAGCATCCTGGTCAGGAATGCGTTTCAGCTGGTGGCTAAAAATGTCTATGGCGAATTGTACAGCAAGGTGGTTGACCGTATGGACAGGACCGTTAAATGGGATGAGTATGTGGGGGATATCAAGGACAAGTTTTCAGAAATGGCCAACAATTGCTTCAGTTATGGTATCAGCGAGGACAAAGGGGTTGTTTTGACCGGACCGCCGGGCAGTGGGAAAACTTTTCTTGTTCGGACCTGGCTTTCCTCCAATCTCAAGGTTCATGATATCGCCACAAGCCCTTCGGCTCTTCAGGACCCTTCAAGCCCGGTCCACGGGGCAGTATCCAATCTTGAAAAGGTGTATGATATTGCAAAAATGGTCGCGCCGACTATCATTTTCTTTGACGAAGGAGATGCCCTGGCACCCCGCAGAAGTGCCACGGGCGGTCAGCCTTCGGATGCATTGACCAATAAATTTTTAAATATTATTGATGGGGAAATCCCGCTGAATAAAGTTTTTACGGTTTTGACCACCAACCGCCTGGATATTCTTGATCCTGCCCTGATCCGTTCAAAAAGACTTAAAACCCTTGAAATATCAGGTCATATGCGGCAAAAAGATATCTTTGACATCATAAAAAAACAATTTGAATCAGCTGCTCATCACCGTGAGTTTGAAATTGAAAAAATCATTGAGACGGCCCAGGGAATCTGTAACACGCCGGCTGATTACACTTCGTTCACGGAAAAAGCCATTGCCCTTTGCAGCACGGAATATAAGGTGCTGTTAAAGCTCCGGCGGCTTAAAGAGTCCACCCGGGAAGAAAAATATAATTTTATCAAGCTTAATTTTAAAACCATTATTGGTATTCTTGATGCGGTCAAAGCTCCGCCCTTGATAAAGTCAAAAATCAAGCATGATATCAAAAACTTTGTGGCCCACTATGACCAGATTCTTGCCAATGTGGATCACATCAGGTCGGAAAAAGATTATCCGCTGGTGGAAGCTCATCTTGAATCCGCCAGAAGGGAAATATCCCAGAGTCCTGTAAGAAAAGGGTCTATTCAACTCAATGAGTTTTTGGAAACGGAATTGAGCAAAGAGCCCCAGGTTGGATTCATCATTGGGGTTGGGGCAAACGATCTCACCGGAATGCTGCTGCCCATTGCCACCAGCCTTACCGGCAGGGTGGACGGCTCTCAAATTATTGTCACGGGTGCGGTTTCGTCTTCTTCAGCAAATTCGGCAGAACTTGACATGGCGGTTCAAATGACCAAACAGTCTGCCCAGGAAGCCTTGACCATGGTGAAAAACTATATTCAGGAGCTGTCTCCCAAATACAGCATTCCATGGGTTTTTGGTGATTTTTTACAGAGATATTCCATTCACCATCAACTGCTTTCCGCATCTTATAATGTTGGCGGACCATCTGCCGGGTATGCCCTTGCCTTGAATACGCTTTCCGCGCTTTTGCGGATTCCTTTGTGCATTGATTTCGGTATTACCGGAGCGCCCTGGACCAAAGGAGTCAGAAAAGATGAAGTCGGCGGGTCCGTCATTATCGGAGGTCACAGGAAAAAGACGGAAAAGGTTTTGTTATATCTTCGAAGAATGTATATGCCGTTACAAAACTATAAGGATCTTGAACCTGAATTTTTAATGGGATACTGGCAACGCAAAAAAGATATCATTGCCGTAACTCATTTTGCCGATCTCATGCCTGAAGTGCTGTTCCTGGATGATGAACACAACCGGCAGCGCGAAGAGTTGATTGAGATGCGGATCAAGTTAAAAAGTGAAAAATACTATGCCACTAAAAGAACACCGAATCTCAAAGAAAATATTATCCAAACAAAACAGGAGATGAGAAATCGGGCGGAAAATGAAATATTAAAGCGGGTCGATGCCATTCGCAAATATCTTACAGATCCTGACAGGGAAAAATATATCTCCCATGAGCAAATTTTTAAAAATTATATGGAAGAATAA
- the floA gene encoding flotillin-like protein FloA (flotillin-like protein involved in membrane lipid rafts) — protein sequence MDFMYILLIFAGIIGLVLFYFIFSYLTLWLQALVSGAKVGLINIIFMRFRKVPPKLIVESKIMAVKAGIEIPTDSLESHYLAGGNVSRVIQALIAADKANIELTFNRAVAIDLAGRDVLEAVQMSVNPKVIETPLVAAMAKDGIQLKAISRVTVRANIDRLVGGAGEETILARVGEGIVTTIGSAITHKEVLENPDSISKTVLKKGLDAGTAYEILSIDIADVDVGKNIGAELETDRAEADKKIAQAKAEEKRAMAFAQEQEMKARVQEMRAKVVEAEAQVPLAMAEAFRSGNLGIMDYYRMKNIAADTRMREEIATPESGPEK from the coding sequence ATGGATTTTATGTACATTCTGTTAATTTTTGCAGGCATTATCGGCCTGGTACTGTTTTATTTTATTTTTTCATATCTGACCTTGTGGCTCCAGGCATTAGTATCCGGTGCAAAGGTCGGGTTAATCAATATCATTTTCATGCGGTTCAGGAAAGTTCCGCCAAAGCTGATTGTTGAATCCAAAATTATGGCCGTCAAAGCCGGCATTGAAATACCCACGGACAGTCTTGAGTCCCACTACCTTGCCGGCGGAAATGTCAGCCGGGTAATCCAGGCCCTGATTGCCGCAGACAAAGCCAACATCGAACTGACCTTTAACCGGGCAGTTGCCATTGATCTGGCAGGCAGGGATGTTCTGGAAGCCGTACAGATGTCCGTCAATCCGAAAGTCATTGAGACCCCGCTTGTGGCTGCCATGGCAAAGGACGGCATTCAGTTGAAAGCCATTTCAAGAGTCACGGTGCGGGCCAATATTGACCGCCTTGTGGGCGGGGCCGGGGAAGAAACCATTCTGGCAAGGGTGGGCGAAGGCATTGTCACCACCATAGGATCTGCCATCACCCACAAGGAAGTGCTTGAAAACCCGGATTCCATATCAAAAACCGTGTTGAAAAAAGGGCTGGATGCCGGAACTGCTTATGAAATTTTATCCATTGATATTGCGGATGTGGATGTGGGCAAAAACATAGGCGCTGAGCTGGAAACCGACCGGGCAGAGGCAGACAAGAAAATCGCCCAGGCAAAAGCCGAGGAAAAGCGTGCCATGGCATTTGCCCAGGAACAGGAGATGAAAGCCAGGGTCCAGGAAATGCGGGCCAAGGTTGTGGAAGCAGAAGCACAAGTGCCCCTGGCAATGGCGGAAGCCTTCAGAAGCGGCAACCTGGGGATTATGGATTATTATAGAATGAAAAACATTGCCGCAGATACCCGGATGCGGGAAGAGATCGCAACACCCGAATCAGGACCTGAAAAATAA
- a CDS encoding NfeD family protein, which yields MKPYILPVLLQILGILVIIAEIFIPSLGLLTVIALGLFCYSPYLVFTTISTTAGMVITGLDVTMIPVLIVLGMKILAKSPLALKQELSKQNGVVSQNQEFESYLHMKGKSVTDLRPAGIAEINSQRVDVVTDGEYIEADTPIIVTGVTGNRIIVEKNN from the coding sequence ATGAAACCCTATATTTTACCTGTTCTTCTTCAAATACTTGGAATTTTAGTCATCATTGCTGAAATTTTCATCCCTTCATTAGGGCTGTTAACCGTTATTGCACTGGGTCTGTTTTGTTATTCCCCGTACCTGGTGTTTACCACCATATCCACAACAGCCGGGATGGTCATCACAGGCCTGGATGTCACCATGATTCCTGTTTTAATTGTTTTGGGGATGAAAATACTGGCAAAATCACCACTGGCGCTCAAGCAGGAGTTATCAAAACAAAACGGTGTGGTGTCACAAAATCAGGAATTTGAAAGCTATCTTCACATGAAAGGAAAATCCGTTACCGACCTTCGCCCGGCAGGAATCGCTGAGATCAACTCACAACGGGTGGATGTGGTGACTGATGGAGAATATATTGAAGCAGATACACCTATTATTGTCACGGGTGTCACAGGAAACCGTATTATTGTTGAAAAAAACAACTAA